The Catellatospora citrea DNA segment CGAGTTCAACCGGGTCACCAGCGCCGGCAACTACGGCTGGCCGTACTGCATCGGCAACAACATCGCCTTCAACGACTACAACTTCGCGACCAGTACCTCAGGGGCGAAGTTCAACTGCGCCGCCCCGGTCAACAACTCCCCCAACAACACCGGCCTGACCAATCTGCCCGCCGCCCGCGGCGCCCTGGTCTGGTACGCCTACTCCGCCTCCACCCAGTTCCCGGAGGTCGGCACGGGCGGCGGCGGCCCGATGAGCGGCCCCGTCTACGACTACGACCCGGCCAACCCGCGCATCTCGAAGTTCCCCGAGTACTTCGAGGGCAAGTGGATCGTGTACGAGCTGACCCGGCAGTGGTGGAAGACCCTCTCGCTGCACCAGACGGCGCAGACGTTCACCGACCCGCGCTTCGGACCCACCACGGTCGGCGGGCTGCAGTCCATCAACGGCATCTTCGCGGGCATGAGCTGGATCCAGCCGTTCGAGGCCGAGTTCGGGCCCGACGGCTCGCTGTACGTGATCGACTTCGGGGCCGGGTCCGGCAGCGGGCGCGGCGGCTCCAACGAGGGCGCGGGCATCTACCGGATCGACTACGTGGCCAACGGACTGCCGCCCACCGCGAAGATCACCGCGAGCCGGGACAACGGCCCCGCGCCGCTGGCCGTGACGTTCTCCAGCGCCGGATCGGTCGGGGCGACCGGCTACGCGTGGGACTTCGACGGCAACGGCACCGTCGACTCCACCGCCGCCAACCCGTCGTACACGTACACCACCAGGGGCCGGTTCAACGCCCGGCTGACCGTCACCGGCGCGGCCGGGCTGAGCGCCGTGGCCAGCACCGAGATCACCGTCGGCAACACCCGCCCGACGGTCACCATCAACGTGCCGCAGGGCGGCTTCTTCGAGTTCGGCGACCGCATCCCGTACACGGTCACGGTCACCGACCCGGAGGACACGACCATCGACTGCAACCGCGTCGTGGTGCAGACCCTGCTCGGCCACGACTCGCACGCGCACCCGCTGGACAACTACGTCGGCTGCTCCGGCACGCTGGTCACCGAGTCCGGCGGCGGCGACGGGCACGGCCCGGGCACCAATCTGTTCACCCTGATCAGCGCCCAGTACACCGACGCGGGCGCGACCGGCGCGCCCGCGCTGGTCGGCTCCCTGCAGGTGGAGCTGCAGACCCGCAGCATGGAAGCCGAGCACTTCGACGCCGCCTCCGGCGTGAGCGTGCTCGACCGGGCGACCGCCCAGGCCGGACGACGGCTCGGCGACATCGACAACGGAGACTGGATCAACATCGGGCCGGTCAACCTGCAGAACATCAGCGGCGTCGTGGTCGGGGCCAGCTCGGCGGGCACCGGCGGCACGATCGAGTTCCGCAACGGCTCCCCCACCGGCGCACTGCTGGGCACGGCGACCATCCCGGTCACCGGCAGCTACGACTCGGTGGTGTCGCCGACGGTCGCGCTGGCCAACCCCGGTGGCACCTTCACGCTCTACCTCAGGTTCGTGAAGTCCGGGCAGACCGGTGACCCCGACATCATGGCCCTGGACTGGCTGCGCTTCAACGGCCGGGGCGTGAAGGCCGAGACCGGTGCGACGCTGTCGGTCACGGCCACGCCGACCACCGGCACCGGCCCGCTGACCGTCGCCTTCAACAGCACCGCCACGGCCCCACCGGGACGCACCATCGTGGACCGCGAGTGGCGCTTCGGCGACAACACCGCCACGGTCCACGCCGCGTCGGCCAGTCACGTCTACACCCGCAAGGGCACCTACACCGCCTGGCTGACGCTGACCGACAGCGTCGGCGCCACCCACTCCAGCAGCGCGGTGATCACCGTGAACTGACCAGCGGCCGTCGGCGGCCTCGAGCACTACGAGGCCGCCGGCGGCAGGTCCGGCGCGGCGAGGTGATCACCAGCCGCGATCCGTCCGACAATGGCGACATGCGCCGCTGGCTGTTCGCCGACCAGCTCGGACCACACTTCCTCGACGACCCCGACCAGCCGGTGCTGCTGATCGAGTCGAAGGCGGTGTTCCGCCGCCGCGCCTTCCACCGCCAGAAGGCGCACCTCGTCCTGTCCGCGCTGCGCCACCGCGCCGCCGAACTCGGCGACCAAGCCTTACACCTGCGCACAGAGACCTACCGCGAGGCGCTGGCCCAGGTGCGCGAGCCGCTCGACGCCTGCCATCCCACGTCCCGCGCCGCGCGCGGCCTGGTCCGCTCCGCCGGGGTCACCGTGCACGAGCCCCGCGGCTTCGTCACCTCCCCCGGCCAGTTCACCGCCTGGGCGCAGGGCCGGCGCAGGCTGCGGCTGGAGGACTTCTACCGCCACGTACGGGTGCTGCACGACGTGCTCATGGACGGCGACGAACCCGCCGGCGGTCGGTGGAACCTCGACGCCGACAACCGCGAGCCGCCCCCGGCCGACGGCAGGCTCGACGTCCCGCCGCCGCCGATGCCCGTCGAGGACGACATCGACGCCCAGGTGCGCGCCGACCTCGACCGCTGGCAGGACGAAGGCATCGTCTTCACCGGACGCGACGGGCCGCGCCTGTTCCCGGTCACCCACGCCGAAGCCGCCGCCCGGCTGCGGCACTTCGTCACACACCGGCTGGCCGCGTTCGGCCCGTACGAGGACGCCATGCTCGCCGGTGACCCGTGGCTGGCCCACAGCATGCTGTCCGCCCCGCTCAACCTCGGGCTGCTCGACCCGATCGACGCCGTGCACCGGGCCGAGGCCGCGTACCGGG contains these protein-coding regions:
- a CDS encoding ThuA domain-containing protein, producing the protein MSRRRSILPVIVALAALVLSTSVAAPASAAPRFRVLVFSKITNFYHDSIPAGVAAVQQLGAAHNFEVEATTDAAAFTDANLARFDALVFNNTNSTPASGALLDASQRLALQNFIRGGGGWAGLHAASASERDWAWYDGLVGTIFDYHPDFTATGGVFPGRIKVLDRAHPSTRNLPELWEHSEEWYNWKTNPTGRVHTLAQIKVRDGISGLDEGVDHAYSWCQNYDGGRSWFTAGGHSISSFSNALFLEHLRWGIEWAAGAVAGDCSATQNGQFQRVPLVNEDLADPFELAVAPDRRVFYIQRTGAVKVIDQATLAVTTLVDFAYTPAQTSQSDGLLGLTLDNGFATNNWLYLLWSDKTLNQLNLSRFTVTGATIALSSEKRLLTIPTLRGEARANSHMGGSIAMGRDGNLYAAIGDNTDPFESSGYTPIDERAGRRAFDAQGTSGNTNDLRGKILRIRPQADGTYTVPAGNLFAPGTARTRAEVYAMGFRNPFRITIDPLSNAVMVADYGPDATAANANRGPEGTVEFNRVTSAGNYGWPYCIGNNIAFNDYNFATSTSGAKFNCAAPVNNSPNNTGLTNLPAARGALVWYAYSASTQFPEVGTGGGGPMSGPVYDYDPANPRISKFPEYFEGKWIVYELTRQWWKTLSLHQTAQTFTDPRFGPTTVGGLQSINGIFAGMSWIQPFEAEFGPDGSLYVIDFGAGSGSGRGGSNEGAGIYRIDYVANGLPPTAKITASRDNGPAPLAVTFSSAGSVGATGYAWDFDGNGTVDSTAANPSYTYTTRGRFNARLTVTGAAGLSAVASTEITVGNTRPTVTINVPQGGFFEFGDRIPYTVTVTDPEDTTIDCNRVVVQTLLGHDSHAHPLDNYVGCSGTLVTESGGGDGHGPGTNLFTLISAQYTDAGATGAPALVGSLQVELQTRSMEAEHFDAASGVSVLDRATAQAGRRLGDIDNGDWINIGPVNLQNISGVVVGASSAGTGGTIEFRNGSPTGALLGTATIPVTGSYDSVVSPTVALANPGGTFTLYLRFVKSGQTGDPDIMALDWLRFNGRGVKAETGATLSVTATPTTGTGPLTVAFNSTATAPPGRTIVDREWRFGDNTATVHAASASHVYTRKGTYTAWLTLTDSVGATHSSSAVITVN
- a CDS encoding cryptochrome/photolyase family protein, yielding MRRWLFADQLGPHFLDDPDQPVLLIESKAVFRRRAFHRQKAHLVLSALRHRAAELGDQALHLRTETYREALAQVREPLDACHPTSRAARGLVRSAGVTVHEPRGFVTSPGQFTAWAQGRRRLRLEDFYRHVRVLHDVLMDGDEPAGGRWNLDADNREPPPADGRLDVPPPPMPVEDDIDAQVRADLDRWQDEGIVFTGRDGPRLFPVTHAEAAARLRHFVTHRLAAFGPYEDAMLAGDPWLAHSMLSAPLNLGLLDPIDAVHRAEAAYRAGHVPLAGAEGFIRQLIGWRDYIWHLYWHLGARYPRTNRLAARHALPRWFADLDADAVQARCLSDVLAGVRDRGWVHHIPRLMVLGNYALQRGWRPAELADWFHRNFVDGYEWVMTANVVGMSQYADAGTITTKPYAAGGAYLNRMSDYCGSCPYDPRHRLGDDACPYTAGYWAFLHRNRQRLHGNVRLAQPLRQLDRLADLDAVVEQERHRGSRAP